The Bos indicus x Bos taurus breed Angus x Brahman F1 hybrid chromosome 11, Bos_hybrid_MaternalHap_v2.0, whole genome shotgun sequence genome includes a region encoding these proteins:
- the LOC113900698 gene encoding uncharacterized protein LOC113900698, with protein MVPAIQGQHSGHQAPLLRFRWERAPRPERTTSLPFPWPGLPSPRENRSRSSGALTGKANLSAWKRKLGCGEGLPYCIPSCFICSLTFSQAYRPIRSGPLARKVLLPPWAERSRSPEGHSSPAPGPRLPWHTKARAGAPQLPGGFPRRNSSRWRRPLENAEQSWPRRRPGAPGGEPSWDEPCGEQGREGALKIPGGVEGVGRERGEKEEANLREPANFIGLKSFFCCRLPLACGAVPCVRCFWKVGSSHIPRRFSRHLTRRGGGGGGGRGRDADRHHPARRTHSRALPATAPRPGLGARARALNGTLLPKWKPQGAAPFPAGWYKVF; from the coding sequence CACCACTCCTGCGCTTTCGGTGGGAGCGCGCTCCACGCCCCGAGCGCACAACCTCTCTACCCTTTCCGTGGCCTGGGCTTCCTTCCCCGAGAGAAAATCGCTCGAGATCCTCGGGCGCCCTAACCGGGAAAGCAAACCTGTCAGCTTGGAAAAGAAAACTCGGTTGTGGTGAAGGTTTGCCTTACTGCATCCCGAGTTGCTTTATTTGTAGTTTAACGTTCTCGCAAGCATATCGACCCATCAGGTCAGGCCCTTTGGCGCGCAAAGTTCTCCTTCCACCTTGGGCGGAGAGATCAAGAAGCCCTGAAGGACACAGCTCCCCCGCCCCGGGACCCCGACTTCCTTGGCATACAAAGGCCAGAGCTGGCGCGCCACAGCTGCCTGGAGGTTTCCCGCGTAGAAACTCCTCCAGGTGGCGCCGCCCACTGGAGAACGCGGAGCAAAGCTGGCCGCGTCGGAGACCGGGGGCGCCCGGCGGAGAGCCGAGCTGGGACGAACCCTGCGgagagcaggggagggagggcgctctgaagattcctggaggagtggagggggtggggcgggagcGGGGTGAGAAGGAGGAGGCCAATCTCCGAGAGCCTGCGAACTTTATTGGGTTGAAAAGTTTCTTCTGCTGTCGCCTCCCCCTTGCGTGCGGAGCTGTGCCTTGCGTGCGCTGCTTCTGGAAAGTCGGCTCTAGTCATATCCCTCGGCGCTTCTCACGGCACCTGACACGCcgaggcggcggcgggggcggcggccgaGGGCGGGATGCCGACCGCCACCACCCTGCGCGGCGCACGCACAGCCGCGCCCTCCCGGCCACCGCTCCAAGGCCGGGTCtgggcgcgcgcgcgcgcgctctGAACGGGACTCTCCTGCCCAAGTGGAAGCCCCAAGGCGCAGCACCCTTTCCTGCCGGCTGGTACAAAGTATTTTAA